Proteins encoded together in one Mercenaria mercenaria strain notata chromosome 18, MADL_Memer_1, whole genome shotgun sequence window:
- the LOC123538826 gene encoding cardioacceleratory peptide receptor-like isoform X1 has product MATTVSPTAKINASASINRTNVSTAAGQLDHFYFYQTEEVVFLSILLFCIVLGNSIVLLALGLSKRRHSRMHFFIMHLALADLSVGLVTVLGDLVWKITVKWYAGDVMCKLLKFAQAFVMFASTYMLVALSIDRYDAIARPLSFSTTWTRCKVLVGVAWGLSALFAIPMLVFSGVSDGSYECWLAFPENYHWIIYFVAVMTAVLILPALIIAGCYTLIIVIIWKNSHLLESTRPKQVYTAEKKFLVSSSHEISAKNGCTPTGSPKSNRIKSGNIGGRSSKGIIPQAKIRTIKMTFTIVTAFVICWSPYFIFNLLSLLGYVPRTQQMVAVSTFFQSLAPLNSAANPIIYGIFSTRICRYLRQLRIFRCISTLFCCQEGPTPRSSGFSEVSNYTDACGDYIRRSPRNFGEYPRRSPRNSEDFLCKSPRTMNNSDSYSLKASHYVATGEYSNKRPSRTGNNIEMCDFILIAVKKDNKLP; this is encoded by the exons ACTGAGGAAGTTGTATTCTTGTCTATTTTGTTATTCTGTATCGTGCTGGGAAACTCTATCGTTCTTCTGGCTCTTGGTTTGTCGAAGCGCCGACATTCAAGGATGCATTTCTTTATAATGCATCTTGCTTTAGCAG ATCTGTCGGTAGGTTTAGTTACTGTGTTGGGTGACCTCGTGTGGAAGATTACAGTGAAATGGTATGCTGGGGATGTCATGTGTAAACTGCTCAAGTTTGCTCAG GCTTTTGTTATGTTCGCCTCTACATACATGCTGGTGGCTCTCAGTATTGACAGATACGACGCCATTGCTAGACCTCTGTCCTTTTCAACAACTT GGACACGGTGTAAAGTCCTTGTTGGAGTGGCCTGGGGACTCTCAGCTCTATTTGCCATACCAATGTTAGTTTTCTCGGGTGTTTCTGACGGTTCATATGAATGTTGGTTGGCATTTCCTGAAAACTATCACTGGATA ATATATTTTGTTGCTGTGATGACAGCTGTATTAATATTGCCCGCCTTAATTATTGCTGGATGCTACACCCTCATTATTGTGATCATATGGAAAAACAGCCATCTTCTAGAATCTACACGGCCTAAACAAGTGTACACTGCAGAGAAAAAATTCTTAGTATCATCTTCACACgagatttcagcaaaaaatg GTTGCACACCGACGGGATCTCCGAAGTCAAACAGAATAAAAAGTGGAAATATTGGAGGCCGAAGTTCTAAAGGCATTATACCACAGGCAAAAATCCGCactatcaaaatgacatttacGATTGTGACAG CGTTCGTTATCTGCTGGAGCCCATATTTTATATTCAACCTACTGAGCCTGCTTGGATATGTTCCACGTACTCAACAAATGGTTGCTGTATCAACATTTTTCCAAAGTTTAGCTCCTCTTAACAGTGCCGCTAATCCTATCATATATGGTATATTTAGCACTAGGATATGTCGATATCTCAG ACAATTAAGAATATTCCGTTGCATTTCAACACTTTTTTGTTGTCAAGAAGGTCCAACTCCAAGAAGCTCCGGATTCTCAGAGGTCTCCAACTACACCGACGCATGCGGGGATTACATCAGAAGATCACCGCGAAATTTTGGTGAATATCCACGAAGATCTCCAAGAAATTCCGAGGACTTCCTGTGTAAGTCTCCGAGGACAATGAACAACAGTGATTCTTATTCGTTAAAGGCATCACATTATGTCGCGACTGGCGAATATTCTAATAAGCGTCCATCACGGACAGGAAACAACATTGAGATGTGTGACTTTATACTCATTGCTGTGAAAAAGGATAATAAATTACCGTAA
- the LOC123538826 gene encoding cardioacceleratory peptide receptor-like isoform X2, producing the protein MATTVSPTAKINASASINRTNVSTAAGQLDHFYFYQTEEVVFLSILLFCIVLGNSIVLLALGLSKRRHSRMHFFIMHLALADLSVGLVTVLGDLVWKITVKWYAGDVMCKLLKFAQAFVMFASTYMLVALSIDRYDAIARPLSFSTTWTRCKVLVGVAWGLSALFAIPMLVFSGVSDGSYECWLAFPENYHWIIYFVAVMTAVLILPALIIAGCYTLIIVIIWKNSHLLESTRPKQVYTAEKKFLVSSSHEISAKNGCTPTGSPKSNRIKSGNIGGRSSKGIIPQAKIRTIKMTFTIVTAFVICWSPYFIFNLLSLLGYVPRTQQMVAVSTFFQSLAPLNSAANPIIYGIFSTRICRYLRRRDTRKSSFSMETKRTLVRKDDN; encoded by the exons ACTGAGGAAGTTGTATTCTTGTCTATTTTGTTATTCTGTATCGTGCTGGGAAACTCTATCGTTCTTCTGGCTCTTGGTTTGTCGAAGCGCCGACATTCAAGGATGCATTTCTTTATAATGCATCTTGCTTTAGCAG ATCTGTCGGTAGGTTTAGTTACTGTGTTGGGTGACCTCGTGTGGAAGATTACAGTGAAATGGTATGCTGGGGATGTCATGTGTAAACTGCTCAAGTTTGCTCAG GCTTTTGTTATGTTCGCCTCTACATACATGCTGGTGGCTCTCAGTATTGACAGATACGACGCCATTGCTAGACCTCTGTCCTTTTCAACAACTT GGACACGGTGTAAAGTCCTTGTTGGAGTGGCCTGGGGACTCTCAGCTCTATTTGCCATACCAATGTTAGTTTTCTCGGGTGTTTCTGACGGTTCATATGAATGTTGGTTGGCATTTCCTGAAAACTATCACTGGATA ATATATTTTGTTGCTGTGATGACAGCTGTATTAATATTGCCCGCCTTAATTATTGCTGGATGCTACACCCTCATTATTGTGATCATATGGAAAAACAGCCATCTTCTAGAATCTACACGGCCTAAACAAGTGTACACTGCAGAGAAAAAATTCTTAGTATCATCTTCACACgagatttcagcaaaaaatg GTTGCACACCGACGGGATCTCCGAAGTCAAACAGAATAAAAAGTGGAAATATTGGAGGCCGAAGTTCTAAAGGCATTATACCACAGGCAAAAATCCGCactatcaaaatgacatttacGATTGTGACAG CGTTCGTTATCTGCTGGAGCCCATATTTTATATTCAACCTACTGAGCCTGCTTGGATATGTTCCACGTACTCAACAAATGGTTGCTGTATCAACATTTTTCCAAAGTTTAGCTCCTCTTAACAGTGCCGCTAATCCTATCATATATGGTATATTTAGCACTAGGATATGTCGATATCTCAG GAGGAGGGATACTAGAAAGTCTAGTTTCTCCATGGAAACAAAACGTACGCTCGTAAGGAAAGATG ACAATTAA
- the LOC123538826 gene encoding cardioacceleratory peptide receptor-like isoform X3 translates to MATTVSPTAKINASASINRTNVSTAAGQLDHFYFYQTEEVVFLSILLFCIVLGNSIVLLALGLSKRRHSRMHFFIMHLALADLSVGLVTVLGDLVWKITVKWYAGDVMCKLLKFAQAFVMFASTYMLVALSIDRYDAIARPLSFSTTWTRCKVLVGVAWGLSALFAIPMLVFSGVSDGSYECWLAFPENYHWIIYFVAVMTAVLILPALIIAGCYTLIIVIIWKNSHLLESTRPKQVYTAEKKFLVSSSHEISAKNGCTPTGSPKSNRIKSGNIGGRSSKGIIPQAKIRTIKMTFTIVTAFVICWSPYFIFNLLSLLGYVPRTQQMVAVSTFFQSLAPLNSAANPIIYGIFSTRICRYLRRRDTRKSSFSMETKHN, encoded by the exons ACTGAGGAAGTTGTATTCTTGTCTATTTTGTTATTCTGTATCGTGCTGGGAAACTCTATCGTTCTTCTGGCTCTTGGTTTGTCGAAGCGCCGACATTCAAGGATGCATTTCTTTATAATGCATCTTGCTTTAGCAG ATCTGTCGGTAGGTTTAGTTACTGTGTTGGGTGACCTCGTGTGGAAGATTACAGTGAAATGGTATGCTGGGGATGTCATGTGTAAACTGCTCAAGTTTGCTCAG GCTTTTGTTATGTTCGCCTCTACATACATGCTGGTGGCTCTCAGTATTGACAGATACGACGCCATTGCTAGACCTCTGTCCTTTTCAACAACTT GGACACGGTGTAAAGTCCTTGTTGGAGTGGCCTGGGGACTCTCAGCTCTATTTGCCATACCAATGTTAGTTTTCTCGGGTGTTTCTGACGGTTCATATGAATGTTGGTTGGCATTTCCTGAAAACTATCACTGGATA ATATATTTTGTTGCTGTGATGACAGCTGTATTAATATTGCCCGCCTTAATTATTGCTGGATGCTACACCCTCATTATTGTGATCATATGGAAAAACAGCCATCTTCTAGAATCTACACGGCCTAAACAAGTGTACACTGCAGAGAAAAAATTCTTAGTATCATCTTCACACgagatttcagcaaaaaatg GTTGCACACCGACGGGATCTCCGAAGTCAAACAGAATAAAAAGTGGAAATATTGGAGGCCGAAGTTCTAAAGGCATTATACCACAGGCAAAAATCCGCactatcaaaatgacatttacGATTGTGACAG CGTTCGTTATCTGCTGGAGCCCATATTTTATATTCAACCTACTGAGCCTGCTTGGATATGTTCCACGTACTCAACAAATGGTTGCTGTATCAACATTTTTCCAAAGTTTAGCTCCTCTTAACAGTGCCGCTAATCCTATCATATATGGTATATTTAGCACTAGGATATGTCGATATCTCAG GAGGAGGGATACTAGAAAGTCTAGTTTCTCCATGGAAACAAAAC ACAATTAA